In the genome of Catharus ustulatus isolate bCatUst1 chromosome 1, bCatUst1.pri.v2, whole genome shotgun sequence, the window TGCAAAAAGCACATTATCTAACATACAAATGACTCCCAAGGTGAACTCAGGAAGGTAAGAAGGAACCATCAACATAAACAAGATGTTCTGCCCATGAAAAAGGGCTGAGGTGCAGTATGTGATGTTACCCTCCTTAGCTGCAGATCTAAAACTCAAGGGAAACAAAGGGAGACTGAGGGTAACTCCAAGAGGAGGACCAGAAACAAAGAGCATGGGCTACAGTTTTAACTGTATTACTGTAGCATAAAGAACTGCAATTTAACTTTTCATATGTATTCGCCTGCAAGGAACATGTTTCAGTGTGTGCAGATCATCTACAGAACTTATCCATGAAAGCAGTAGAGCAGCAGGAAACCCTagtgaattatttttcagcCAGGATAAAAAAAGCTATCAAAACGGAAAGAAAATGCTTATAAACCAAAAACTGCCAGCATTTAGCATGTACTGACACCTAtagttttgctgttttctttttatgctAAAATCATGGCTAGTCATGAGcgcatgaaaaaaaaagtggcagaAAACAATGCAGTGCCTTTGCTTCTTTCTAGCATGGAAGCATTTTGCAAAATAGCCTAGCAAGGGATTACATAGATTCCTTGCTTGCAGTAGAAGAGGACAGAGCTTTAAAAAGGGTGTGCCAGATCCCCCTACTCCCCTGACAATTCTCTTTAAAGCATCACAGAATATGAAGGATGACAGAAAACTCTAGAAAGAAAATGCTACCATCATGTTGATAATCACTGCTAAATTAGCATTAGATTCTTGCTTCCATACTGACCACAAACATGGTGCAAGCCTTGTGACTAAACAAGCCAGCTTTACTTTAACAGAGTAATTCAACAACTTGACAAGTACACTGTGAAGCTACAGAAGAGACTGGCACTGATCAAGCCAGTCATCTAAATTTTAGTGAAGCTGTTTTACTAAAACATCTCAAAACCCACACACCTTTAAAGCTTCACTGCTCCAGCTATACTCCTTCTCAGAATAAGTTTATGGAAAACATCTCATACAAGATTCAAGTGTTGTCAAAAGAGGTAGCAGCTCATTAAAGCTAAGTTCAGTATATACACCTCTAAGAAGAACATGAACCACCACTcctttatcttttaaaattgattAGTAAACTACAAAGCCTTCAGTTTTACTTAATTACATGAATGATGGAAGGAGACACTCTTGAGGACATATggataaatatttaatgagcTAAACCAGTTCTAATCAGAACACAGGACATTTCATTATATTCCCTATTTGTTTTCAAACTGACAAGCaaagatgcattttaaaaattagttgagagaaaaaaatacaaaaaaaagtgaaaacaaactGGACTTAAGTTGCCAGCACCTGAACAAGCAACAGAGTGGTCAGCCAAGCCCAGTTGTTCAGGCTCACTGCAATGAAAACTGCTCTTTTCAAGTTtttgggaggcagcagcagagttttTCCCAAATGACATGGGATTAAAAATTCCCATCTTTTGAAAAGACTGCACTGGTCTTGGGTCCTCATCCAGACCAAAGATGAATTCCCGTGAAATTCCAATTCATCACATCCTTCCTTACAGTGATCACAACTATAACACTGCTCATCAGCCTACCTGACCCAGCCTGAATCTTTTCTCTAACAGGCGATAAAATAAAGCTCCATTAAGAAGGAGTTGCAGTAAGAAGTGGGACTCACTGGTTGCTCACCACCCTTGCAGATCTTACCTCAAATTCTCCTTATTTGTTTTGACACAGATAACCACTCAGTTGAggattagggaaaaaaaaaaacacaacagaaatgacaatatttaggaaaaaacaattCTTCAGTATACAGCTCAAGCTTAGCTTCTGGGCTCTCCAGAGGAAACTCCCCACATGAGTCCTTCAAAAGCACTGCTGGGACCAAAGCAACTTTCCCTGTGTCATGAGTAACATCTCATCTTTCAACCTTTGCAAAAATTCACAATTTAGCAAGAATATATACTTCTGAAATTCAAGAATAGCCTTTATTAAGAGATTACTGACCTAATAATGAAACAATTGGTACCTGAATTTCCAGATAACTGAAAATACttccacagaaacacagaaattcaaGCAAgcagaaaccacaaaaaaaacattttattgcaACAATGTCCCCATCATCAAGTGAGATGgcaaaaattaagttttaattaatttgcgTTTCTAcctttttatttatgtaaatataaattcaAGAGTGTAAAATAAATCCACATATAAAACACAGAGGAAACATTCTCTTTCAGtgaatccaaaaaaaaaacttacatACTGAAGATTCATGACAAGTCATCCACTGTCCATTTTTCCAAGTATACAGGCATGAAAGAATGCAGAAATTTATTCTCAAAAAGCATCCTGTATAAAGTCCTTGAAGTACTTAAGTAATATTTAGTAATCTCATTCTTGAGCTCATGGATGTAGATTCCAAGAAGAGACAAACATCTCAAACTTCAGATTATTTAGCCTCCATCTAAAATAATCCATTTAAAACAAGATTATGTTCAATTCTTACAGCTGAAGCATCACAATTACTTTATTAGtataattattttggaaaactaTTTCCTATAaggttttcctgcttttaaaataaagtcagaatatttatttcaaatacttttgCTTACTTATACAGTAAATATATTGCAGAAAGTAACTCCACATGCTGGTACAACAGGCCTTCATGAAATTCCATTTAAACATTACTGTGATGTACCTTAAAAACAGGGACTACAGCATGAAATGCACCAAAAAGAGTCAGTGTTACCAGATTATGACTGACCTTCCTTCTCAGATGCAACAAAATGTTAATGCATTTTGAAGTAAATATTGGACTCCTAGACCATGTGAATACTAGTTGGTTATAAATATTTGGAATAGGAACATTTACTGCTTTAGAAATATGTGATTATTTTGTTCATTGTTTTACACAAAAGGAAGTGTCAACAGTATTATACAATGTATCATGGGGGATACTTCAATGGGAATGTTTTCATTGGGTCTAACAAGCAtacatttccacatttccaatGATTGTGGTTTTTAATACATATCATGCCAAGTTCTTAATAAACTGTTTACCCTCATGGTTATGTTACAACAGAATGCAGAAATTAAGATGGTAAAAGCAAAGTTAAAAATGAGAACTGCAAATAACTTCACAActagaagaggaaaaatcatTGAAGGATTTAAATTAGCACTATTGTGGGTCCCCACAGTTGCACTGCTACTTTTAGGTTTCCAAAAGATGCATatgattttataaatatttttgtgctaaGAGCCATgctcagaaacaaaatataGGCTGGCACAAGTCTACCTTCTTGGAGATGCATGTTAAGTATAAAATTCACTTACTAAAGTGCATTTGCTGAACAAATTCTAACTTCTACTGTTATAGCAATCCCAATAAGCAATACAAACTAAACTTTGTTGAAATTCTACCTCTACTTAAAAGCAGTAAATATAGATGACTGAAATCTAAATTACAATCTTGAATTACCAAACTTTCTGACTCAATGTTGTGAGCTctagaaataaacaaaacataCTGTCCAATACTTCCCACAAAGGAGGAATTGCCTCTAGTTAGAAATACTGACAGTGTAGAATGGAGTTAAGTATAAGCAGAGCTGAAGTAAGCATTCTTATTCAATATGGTGCTTCTTTAAGGCTCTGAGAGAAGCTGTTAGTCGTTGCAAGATCTTTTGGCAAAAGATAAATGCAGAAGTAGCAGGATCATCTGACATTTCATTTTGTACATTGTATTTTCATGTTTCACTAAAGCCAGCTCATTCAGTGTCTGTATACATTTATTGCACTTGTGTTGTTGGAATACATCTACACCAACATAGTAATAATGATTGCAAGAAAGCTATagtaaaataaactttaaaaggGTCTGATTTTGACATTAGAGGATAAGTGTCTGCATGTTTAAAATGCTTCCCTAATAGTAATAAATACAGACAAATTGCTCATCAAGTCAGATGCACATGTTTAACTAATTATTTAGCATATATAAAATTTCACTCATCCTTTTATCAATACAAATCTGTTAGGGATCCAAAAAAGACTTACCATGCAAAATATTGATTAGTGCTGCATAATGGAATATATATTTCTATCAGagttaaaacagcattttcaaaatttaaagaaaaatagactTTTAAAAAGGGATTCTACTGTCGAATGCAAGTCTTCCTTGTAGCAAAGACAAGATAGAGACAAGTTACCATTTATCGCTGTACTTCAGTCTTGATGAAAGACTAATAATAATTTGTCCACCTACTTCTTAATAAATGCTACATTTTCAAGAATAAAGGAACTATCAGTAGGCATTATTTCTACTTAAAAcaagttatttttctctgtaataGGTCAAGTATGCTTTTAAAGATTCGGGTAATGGTAGACTCATAATTTTCTCTCTCAACAGATTTCGAGGAGGCTCTTCTGGCTTCAAGGCCTCACTGTGATCTTTATCTTCCTCCTCTTTGTTATCCTCTTCCATTCTTTCATCTTCTTCACTATCTAGAGGCTGAGGAATGAGCTGATTACCAACAAACACATAGGTGTTGATCCTGCGTCGACGACATCTCCTGCGTTTGCGTTTTGGAGGAGCCTTCTGGGCAATACCCTTGGCTTTCATCTCCTCGTTTATGAAGTTTCTAAGAGTGCGTCTGATATATATTCGAGCTAGGTCCTGGAGGTTCCTAACAGCACATGGAgctaaaacaaaagaaaagtaagTTATACTAAGTGAAATTTCCCTctagcaaaaaaatcccaaaccagctGTAAGCAGTGAGACTAATGCTCAAAAActatttaattgaaattttagTAAATTATAATATATGCAAGTGACATGAGGTTAGTTAGCATCACCTTGACAAACCCTGTGGCACAGTCCAGGAAACAAAGCGGTTTTTGACAGATGCACATGAGAAGCAGAAAGCATGAtcactaaaataaatttaagaaattataaaacaaaTACTGTCACTTTTTAGCACCTGGCATGCCTTGCCACCTACTGATCCTGTTGTGGGAAAACAATTTCTACCCCTGTGCCACATTTGTTTAGGCAAGTGCCTTTCTTCTACCTCCTTCTTCTGCTCACTTCCTACTGAATCTAATTGATGAGGGAGGGACATGTAAAATCCACAGGTGACAAACAGATAAGCCACCTATATCTTTGCAGCAGAAGAGGAATCAAAGTTAATCAAGTCCTAAagggaataaaacccaaaccaacaacaagtaagaaaaaagccaaaactttGTTCACCAATGACAGCCAGTTGATGAAAAATACTACTTGGCTGCTAGATACCTGCCCTAGATGAGCTATGGGTGGCTaattccaaggaaaacaaaaccaaaaagcacaCCAGCCAAAGCTGAAGGTTGTTCAGCTTTCTTACATGTCACTTTCCTTGCTGTACAGAATACCATAAAATTAATGGGGACTACAGCAAAGAAGTTActggagaaataattttaaaaaattatacttcCAGAAAATCCATTCAGCTATAAAACCTCTCAATGTAGTTTAAACAAGATCTATTGTTACATACAATGACTTCAGTTGCAGACTAATTATTTATCTGAGACAGAAAGGATATTAAGACTAACACTGATTTCAggtcattttaaaaaaaaaaaattcccatttcctcagtataaaatcagctcaaaatccaaaaacaaaaccctatCTAACCACCCAGAACACGTTTAGAAGTTCAGGTGAAACAAGTTATGATTGCAGATTGTATGCCAATGATAACAAATGCAGCTATTTTTCAAATGACAGGAACAGGATGCAAAATTTTTGATATTTACTGTCCATGTATTTAGTCTACTATCAGTGAACTGCATCCTAACAAATAACTACATTAATACAATGAACATTTTAACACCACCTCTGTAGTTTTCTACCGAAAAAATGACTATTTTGAGCATGGTTGACCAATATTTTACATATGAGAGTTATTTTAGTCTATATATAACAGTACATATGTGTCAGAAAGCATTCAAAGGTTGTCCAAAGTATGGCACAAACTCAATGTTTACTAAGTAATGACATCTGCAACCTCTGGCTAAAGTTTACAGAAGCAGCATGTCCACTAAGTAACTTTGAACTTTTAAGATAAATTATAGGCCTGTGGATTTGAAACAAATAGACAATGGTactataaaagagaaaatagccaaaaactgtatttattgAGCTTCAGTACACTCCTTTTTACACCCTCACCATGTACACCCAACACATCCACAAGAACACTTTTGCTctatttttaagttttgaaataaaaccagatctGCCTAAACAGTGGAAAGAAGCCTGTTTGACTGATTTCATTTACAGTGCAACCTCAAGCCTCTaacacttttcttcttttaaatgtgAACAATACCacatttggttatttttttctcttctcactAAAAACTCATTTAGAAAATTATAACACAGAAACACCTTTCTTGTACTACCATTCAGCTCTGAATGTCCATGGTCTCCTCATTCTGaaaatttagaaatgtttttaaaaaaacctcttttgtTCTAGGGAAATTAGACTGTATACAATCATCATAAAGTTTGACTAGCTACCTCTGTATTTCATTGTTAGATATGAATATGACATAACCCATGTATTATGGatggaacagagaaaaaaaatcttgaattagtaaattaatttcaggaaaTTACTTCTGAGGGCAAGTATTTTGacaaaaaacattatttctgcaTAGGACTAGAGTACATAAAGGAAATGATCTTCTATACTTTGCATAAAAAACATGAAACTAACTATcgcaaacacacacacacctgaaaTTAGCAGCCAGATCAGCAGTTACAGGCAATACAAGCTGATAGAACATTCTGGACTCCTGATGGGCTTATACCACTTTCACAATTAAAACATCTTATCTTTTAGGCTCTTTGTTGGGTTTACTTAATTTCCCACATGCTACCATAGCTCTGTGTTCTACTCCTAGCCCTGACAACACCGACAGAAAATTTCAACTCTATGCTTTTCTTTGTTagctttttctccttccctgttaTCATCCTATCTTACCATTTGGTAACAGGTGTACTTCAAA includes:
- the PCMTD1 gene encoding protein-L-isoaspartate O-methyltransferase domain-containing protein 1 isoform X2, which gives rise to MKILLKVGGILVMPIEDQLTQILRTGQNTWESKNILAVSFAPLVQPNRNDNGKHDTVGLPPCAVRNLQDLARIYIRRTLRNFINEEMKAKGIAQKAPPKRKRRRCRRRRINTYVFVGNQLIPQPLDSEEDERMEEDNKEEEDKDHSEALKPEEPPRNLLREKIMSLPLPESLKAYLTYYREK